A region from the Drosophila ananassae strain 14024-0371.13 chromosome 2L, ASM1763931v2, whole genome shotgun sequence genome encodes:
- the LOC6499092 gene encoding protein unc-80 homolog isoform X7 → MVTNAAATAGATNTSTNNNNLQTNNNSHGANNNNDDFDFDQDSGLQDLGLPVSVQTFLWRQIAPFIRPKLGKLHESTCLFCQHAPGHHESKEACKSFEKVLVQNIQFGLSPPLTKALGAIPRWRLLQGALPHVMHACAALLHNRVKDMQAIGPVETKLLYTMQWILLYAAEECADDEGGEDLGLGDSAGEPRPKSIDQYLFSVPTITLFVYLFAPIIHHLKESDFQNFRLENGIKLWQGMWDNRAPGAPCFTAPVKPKARNLLCAPTPKGSTDVFPPRKHSLSADAMSPKADSPQSGISDFGRQDEEGSWVSSPKEFAFPETIPEEASSVEDERVVIFRLPSAPQLMDNSFFTADASLLQQQESQSRRGSRQSMNSRDKEKIPSTKFEFDQQELMRGASMKEKRSASIDKETDSDKSDSIKADVSAATFLDVAVLRCLFISHWQEEGIFWSLQYLYNRLSDIGEDAAITLNQPRKRSNSLPIPQIEISLYQGPGSNSRDSPGSSVVKDYIEIPEPSPTVTACVVEEPQSAPSTSERRGSEKKKRVKMADLRAFVETKMFSKSEKNLEKEYHRSLDTGEKKLSRSASMISREPASNLIKGKSMPSLSCLLDSGFYRYVEPPKAPRPSQTSCPRSTVFYPRNPIITVTEHTPTPSPDYMKRQGSIDSQLDVLSNGGSIGMGDNGAGNGSTGMGSTTTRYRGQMLRSHTDSHIDYTGVDESEAPGSSFYITRDGGIDYEIILLAISNVFKRDPSQVCSLRVLEAGLNICELLIEMGVLKLGEHAHEISMSITRRALQVLGCPHGCNDGVRGPPADFLRNQCQKILSRMLRQAGPRTKRYMQEMVRTSPLPELIDYFHAFLAFCVDPSSLLSPMTHKRQSGYKNANTDLGGVPGQGGYTTNFSGGMSGGAESQVVGAVFKPLVSRFVEASKDLKSPENIALYGDIRQLVTYVKGAHGGPFRLVALSGILAVTPRPHKKGPSAQTTRVIRHIPQANVGQSMQNDDNRSQRRLLLKKRSTSSACAVSLLETETCEEHYKTSQSPLSNFRRRTTGVRPTLTPRHSERALLSDSTSSSERNSLGRLSGLVRWFRGTPKEASSIDLEIGSLNPEISSSFMRHASLKIQRGRSSDGIGRSIQRAKRRVERRLNRFGGIVKGKKKVGGIEETADFSRRSSSDMCDGPRESEVVILKERKLVPTDPVRVGMLRLSFLLETCAPGSFPDSQLVAAVLDLPQAPLVARATFLLECAHFVHLCNKGQWPAWMKQNVGSYRASGANINISQMKQQVSQSSARRTHILQRAAGKMFHQWAEMIGARLEEILYTERLQYEAVNASLTDPEKQRELLQQDEEEDFLDEASVNPHGNDCPHSLKLIACVLLFEITAFLRDTYLMLPKTSKLIHRDKPAPWEKVYREANRRWSMALSSMGHSQTSAQSLQSIAAGNDGAGQSERKISFVLHEPDNESENSSNTTLTKEGEEARRPTASAVRPFLLRRGTATTTGGSFKRRSLKLRRNTKDGKDIETDFNIQSRRKVSSLSDRSDTSEQGMISGGEESPGILSDDQQPESPTDSNENDDTAKNMPWLKAVIDLMSSYNYYCTHKGYCHPFCYKRHMRSCTRLVKATRKVYGEEFGFSFDSDHPTVEPTVISSSKPHTSRSRSTRKVSEQSSTQTSPSKRKDSLSRKDRISDDPDLEMAEKLAKAFRQEKEKKLQEEPPILKFIRIHIRNLFHFPLATMLKGAVVLTEEMVIEAMPAAWELLLETNHDTATSSAAVFLMGSVKAQNFAFDIMQRALKHKDPDIRIGAIQRYLVLWKCRFHVWPRMEENAHDVTFKVPPGGIEFTLPSPKIGIESLPVVDPPWMPVQQTKDMDVTLNQDRHRSLVTATKSRKMQQTEAIRNALRQQRDKQRAERHSFLITMIPISQQASHEPGMEKLEDHEIEEDLDGTRMSSHLHHAHSLFPSVLCSSVMQIVGCLDDAAIGSDGNAVYEIAYQVIWVCLVEESALFLRYVFERLTRDRQDQMFKLLRHLIRFVPRLPQQAAFALYNSIIGYIMFYVRSSNELKQELVGSALSVLWMVVHSVHGIMFKDLKQILRKEQCDASILLTANVPAAKKIVVHGPADDDYNIPSQFPVQEDTLFCQLLKEALDYYPIDEKNTSHYCLVDYKSSKILNPNWYIRDLYFFKRSQYPEVRLMLMRPEESFLALQKQELTKKFVEIGKVHLTWAILKNVDMVVQRVVFLHEELMKLPSFPRKALEVDLDLHHGGEYGKVLLGLDVQHKFMWVRLIARMFEAMAGNFAYSADIQLFLNVLSGASILHAEDSCIMRYVMATFINAAFNFKNIFSTKGYFMIMPTLLQVYSLHQTNKLITTTIEYAVKQFYLLNRKPFILQMFGSVSAILDTDEDGTYGEAHKVQSSCLFNLLLSLEDPSPDPLNIAELVKEPKPLKAIDFCYHDEDDDVTVLDCITLCVMVVSYSAESTRGYQMLIILEAILPCYLQQIQSPSYIPLQGKSERDIILQLAVAIRTMVHNCEGLAKSYNGPYRNSPEHKGSSQRNCSRGPPCSPGLDFEEESHPKYVTDARTKNMMDCAEDSEMIRTEYRRPRDVLLSVVADFLTKSTARLAELAKKMPSDTKPTEVLDAKCHIRLADIAHSLLKVSPYDPESMACRGLQRYMQAVLPRAEWSNDTLRNALVTILRRIDKVFLKISKKPSIRRNTDWEAAAGLLKGIHETIIRHSYVLHWQQMKTLISTVQNLIVNEPGSGIPEGVSSAGAALMSQNPPAFFCSAVVRLVALQVVSPVDCFSLVQICGGSAEFATQEKAEGFLMHLIMPLCLKVCSGRGVSDVGELKMTDVSFLLTAVLNAMSPPAGRTGQAVSQINRVTGDLRAGSLTFTGSRDAKRPARISGSLYQAAFLALRIVCICFESRLSNEWPRIVRVMRDLGRRNEAAPDLWSFMEFVVTHRTPLYIVLLPFILHKISQPPIGDHERHMQFIIRERLRGTPPQGGIKSKGALLLELARELRDLRDELEEKRYVSTDRESSEQKKSDTQAATSAADAHKSQQRPSLISIFTGTTTGQATHSHISAVPIDSRSGSGGICTPSDTLSQQTLHPPRESLSSSSTGRDPHTTTSESQSGEADAGSAPTLVGPTPSGSGHGSASGTGAASAVPSHLSHSQSLQQAPFKAQPPKLRFVSSVEFRHSSGETSTTPLSPESPAEDSSGDHTRSRLQRSKAASRKTFRLKRSRLTNMDPPSIVTPLSQEEQQQQQQQQPQPKTLGEISWDSVSQTSSTSGYRDNNSLQTGLLSPDGSLGGLTLGRSPSQHSLLMVFEGQDEDTLI, encoded by the exons ATGGTGACCAATGCCGCGGCAACAGCGGGTGCCACAAATACCAGCACCAATAACAACAACCTGCAgacaaacaacaacagccacGGGgcgaacaacaacaacgatgACTTTGACTTTGACCAGGACAGCGGATTGCAGGACCTCGGCTTGCCGGTGTCCGTGCAAACGTTCCTGTGGCGCCAAATAGCCCCATTCATCCGACCCAAGTTGGGCAAATTGCACGAGTCCACCTGTCTG TTTTGTCAACACGCACCGGGACACCAT GAGTCGAAAGAAGCCTGCAAG TCCTTTGAAAAAGTGTTAGTGCAAAACATACAGTTCGGTCTATCGCCGCCTTTGACGAAGGCACTGGGTGCCATTCCACGATGGCGTCTTCTGCAGGGTGCCTTGCCTCATGTAATGCATGCCTGTGCGGCCCTGTTGCACAATCGAGTCAAGGACATGCAGGCTATTGGCCCAGTGGAAACCAAGCTACTGTACACCATGCAATGGATACTCCTTTACGCAGCCGAGGAATGCGCCGACGACGAGGGCGGGGAGGACTTGGGCTTGGGAGATTCAGCTGGGGAGCCCCGACCCAAGTCCATCGATCAGTATTTGTTCTCCGTGCCAACGATTACG CTCTTTGTGTATCTATTCGCTCCAATTATACATCACCTCAAGGAGTCAGACTTTCAGAACTTCCGTTTGGAGAATGGCATTAAGCTATGGCAGGGCATGTGGGATAATCGGGCACCGGGCGCTCCGTGCTTCACGGCTCCTGTGAAGCCGAAAGCTCGTAACTTGCTTTGTGCTCCAACTCCTAAGGGATCTACGGATGTATTTCCTCCTCGTAAACATTCCCTCAGTGCAGATGCCATGTCACCCAAAGCTGACTCGCCCCAGAGTGGCATTTCAGACTTCGGAAGGCAAGATGAAGAG GGCTCTTGGGTTTCATCGCCCAAAGAGTTTGCCTTTCCGGAAACCATACCTGAAGAAGCCTCCAGCGTAGAAGACGAACGTGTGGTAATATTTCGTTTACCCTCAGCGCCTCAACTAATGGATAATTCATTCTTTACT GCCGATGCCAGTCTTCTCCAACAACAGGAATCTCAGAGCCGGCGCGGCAGTCGCCAGTCAATGAACTCACGCGACAAGGAAAAGATTCCATCCACCAAGTTCGAGTTCGATCAGCAGGAACTGATGCGAGGTGCTTCAATGAAGGAGAAGCGCAGTGCCTCGATTGACAAAGAGACGGATTCTGACAAATCGGACAGTATCAAGGCGGATGTGTCGGCCGCCACTTTCTTGGATGTAGCAGTATTACGTTGCTTGTTCATCTCGCATTGGCAGGAGGAGGGAATCTTCTGGAGCTTACAGTATTTATATAATCG TCTTAGTGACATTGGTGAAGATGCGGCTATTACATTGAATCAGCCAAGGAAGCGTTCCAATTCATTGCCTATTCCACAAATTGAGATATCTCTCTACCAGGGTCCCGGCAGCAACAGCCGAGATAGTCCTGGCAGCTCTGTAGTCAAGGACTACATAGAAATACCCGAACCATCGCCCACAGTGACAGCCTGTGTCGTGG AAGAACCTCAAAGTGCTCCAAGCACCTCTGAACGACGGGGCAGCGAGAAGAAAAAACGCGTCAAGATGGCTGATTTGCGGGCCTTTGTGGAGACAAAGATGTTCTCCAAATCGGAGAAGAATCTGGAAAAA GAGTACCACCGAAGCCTGGATACGGGTGAGAAAAAGCTTTCTCGCTCCGCTTCGATGATAAGTCGCGAGCCAGCCAGTAACCTGATCAAGGGGAAATCTATGCCCAGTCTAAG CTGTCTGCTCGATAGCGG attttacAGATACGTTGAACCACCAAAGGCGCCAAGGCCATCGCAGACTAGTTGTCCTCGTTCCACGGTCTTCTACCCACGGAATCCCATTATTACTGTTACGGAGCATACACCCACACCTTCTCCGGATTATATGAAGCGACAG GGCTCTATTGATTCCCAGCTGGATGTCTTAAGTAATGGTGGTAGCATTGGTATGGGAGATAATGGAGCCGGAAACGGAAGCACCGGCATgggcagcaccaccaccaggtATCGAGGCCAAATGCTGCGCTCACACACTGACTCCCATATTGATTACACTGGAGTGGATGAGTCCGAGGCACCTGGATCATCGTTTTACATAACTCGGGATGGTGGCATTGATTACGAGATTATTCTGCTGGCAATCAGCAATGTTTTCAAGCGCGATCCATCACAAGTGTGCTCCCTACGTGTCCTGGAGGCGGGTCTTAACATTTGTGAGTTGTTGATTGAGATGGGGGTTCTGAAGCTGGGTGAGCATGCCCACGAAATATCCATGAGCATTACGCGGCGGGCTCTGCAGGTTCTTGGGTGCCCTCATGGATGCAATGATG GTGTTCGTGGTCCTCCTGCGGACTTTCTTCGAAATCAATGCCAAAAGATTTTGTCAAGGATGCTGCGTCAGGCTGGTCCACGGACCAAACGCTACATGCAGGAGATGGTTAGAACCTCGCCCTTGCCGGAGCTGATCGACTACTTTCATGCCTTTTTGGCCTTCTGTGTGGACCCGAGCTCTTTACTTTCACCCATGA CTCATAAACGTCAGAGTGGATATAAAAATGCTAACACCGATCTTGGCGGCGTACCAGGTCAGGGCGGCTATACGACAAACTTTAGCGGCGGGATGAGCGGCGGCGCGGAGTCCCAGGTGGTTGGGGCAGTCTTTAAACCGCTGGTCAGCCGGTTCGTCGAGGCCAGCAAGGATCTAAAAAGTCCGGAGAACATTGCCCTCTATGGCGACATCCGTCAACTGGTCACCTATGTGAAAGGAGCCCACGGTGGACCCTTCCGTTTAGTGGCACTCAGCGGTATTCTGGCCGTCACTCCCAGGCCACACAAAAAAGGTCCTTCAGCACAAACCACAAGGGTTATAAG ACACATTCCCCAAGCTAACGTAGGCCAGAGTATGCAGAACGATGACAACCGCTCTCAGCGCCGACTTTTATTAAAGAAACGAAGTACTTCCTCCGCCTGTGCCGTG AGCCTTCTGGAGACAGAGACGTGCGAGGAGCACTACAAGACCAGCCAGTCGCCGTTAAGTAACTTCCGTAGACGTACAACTGGAGTCCGGCCAACGTTGACTCCGCGACACAGCGAACGGGCCCTGCTTTCCGACTCGACGTCGAGCTCGGAGCGCAATTCGCTGGGACGGCTCAGCGGCTTGGTGCGCTGGTTCCGGGGCACGCCCAAGGAGGCCTCGTCCATCGACCTGGAGATCGGGTCGCTCAACCCGGAGATATCCTCCTCGTTTATGCGGCACGCCTCGCTGAAGATACAGCGGGGCCGCTCGAGCGACGGCATTGGGCGGTCCATTCAGCGCGCCAAGCGACGTGTCGAGAGGCGGCTGAACCGTTTCGGCGGCATTGTGAAGGGCAAGAAGAAGGTAGGCGGCATCGAGGAGACCGCGGACTTCAGTCGACGGAGCTCCTCGGACATGTGCGATGGTCCCCGGGAGTCGGAAGTGGTTATCCTCAAGGAGCGCAAACTCGTCCCCACCGATCCAGTGCGCGTGGGCATGCTGCGATTATCCTTTCTGCTGGAGACCTGTGCGCCAGGCTCCTTTCCCGACTCCCAGCTTGTGGCAGCCGTTCTCGATCTG CCTCAAGCGCCTCTTGTGGCACGTGCCACTTTCCTCTTAGAGTGCGCCCACTTTGTCCATCTTTGCAACAAAGGTCAGTGGCCCGCCTGGATGAAACAGAACGTGGGCAGTTACCGGGCATCTGGAGCTAACATCAATATCAGCCAGATGAAGCAACAGGTGAGCCAGTCAAGTGCCAGACGTACTCACATCCTGCAAAGGGCCGCCGGCAAGATGTTCCACCAGTGGGCGGAAATGATAGGAGCTCGTCTTGAGGAGATTCTGTACACCGAGAGACTGCAGTACGAGGCGGTGAATGCCAGTCTTACGGATCCCGAAAAGCAGCGGGAGTTACTGCAGCAGGACGAGGAAGAGGACTTCCTGGACGAAGCTTCGGTGAATCCACATGGCAACGACTGTCCACATTCTCTGAAACTTATCGCCTGTGTACTGCTCTTTGAGATTACGGCCTTCTTGAGGGATACTTATCTGATGCTGCCAAAAACATCCAAACTGATTCATCGCGACAAACCGGCTCCTTGGGAGAAGGTCTACCGCGAAGCTAATCGCCGCTGGTCCATGGCCCTCAGTTCAATGGGGCACTCCCAAACCTCGGCTCAGAGCCTCCAGTCCATAGCCGCAGGAAACGATGGCGCCGGTCAGTCAGAGCGTAAAATATCCTTTGTACTTCATGAACCAGACAACGAATCAGAGAACAGCAGTAATACAACATTGACAAAGGAAGGAGAAGAAG CTCGTCGACCCACTGCATCCGCAGTTCGACCTTTTCTTTTGAGGCGTGGCACTGCCACTACAACTGGAGGTTCCTTTAAAAGACGCTCTCTGAAACTGCGTCGTAATACTAAGGACGGCAAGGATATAGAAACAGACT TCAACATCCAATCGCGTCGCAAGGTCTCTTCACTATCCGATCGCAGTGATACATCAGAGCAGGGCATGATTAGTGGCGGGGAGGAGTCACCTGGAATACTCAGCGACGACCAGCAGCCAGAGTCACCCACAGACTCCAATGAAAACGATGACACGGCCAAGAATATGCCCTGGCTGAAGGCCGTTATAGATTTGATGTCCAGTTACAATTACTACTGCACCCATAAAGGATATTGTCATCCGTTTTGCTATAAACGTCACATGCGATCCTGTACTCGTCTGGTTAAGGCTACTAGAAAG GTTTATGGTGAGGAATTTGGTTTCTCCTTCGATTCAGACCATCCAACAGTGGAACCAACAGTTATTAGCTCTAGCAAGCCACACACCTCTCGATCCCGCTCCACTCGAAAGGTATCCGAGCAAAGCTCCACCCAGACCTCTCCGTCCAAGCGTAAGGACAGTTTGTCTCGCAAGGATCG CATAAGTGATGATCCTGATCTGGAAATGGCTGAAAAGTTGGCCAAGGCCTTTCGCCAGGAGAAAGAGAAGAAGTTACAGGAAGAGCCACCTATCCTCAAGTTTATCAGGATCCATATCAGGAACCTCTTTCACTTTCCGCTGGCCACCATGCTTAAGGGCGCTGTTGTGCTCACCGAGGAAATGGTAATCGAGGCAATGCCTGCCGCCTGGGAGCTCCTGCTGGAGACGAACCACGACACAGCCACCTCCAGTGCCGCTGTGTTTCTGATGGGCTCGGTGAAGGCGCAGAACTTTGCCTTCGACATCATGCAGAGGGCACTAAAGCACAAGGATCCGGACATAAGGATTGGAGCCATTCAACGCTACCTGGTGCTGTGGAAGTGCCGCTTCCATGTCTGGCCTCGAATGGAGGAAAATGCCCACGACGTCACTTTCAAGGTGCCACCAGGTGGCATTGAATTTACACTGCCTTCCCCAAAGATTGGCATCGAAAGTCTGCCGGTGGTGGATCCACCCTGGATGCCCGTGCAGCAGACAAAGGATATGGATGTTACTTTAAACCAAGACAGACAT AGATCCCTGGTCACCGCCACTAAAAGCCGGAAGATGCAGCAGACGGAGGCCATTAGGAACGCCCTTCGTCAGCAGCGGGACAAGCAGCGGGCGGAGAGGCACAGCTTCCTCATCACCATGATTCCGATCAGTCAGCAGGCTTCCCACGAGCCTGGCATGGAGAAGCTGGAGGATCACGAGATCGAGGAGGACCTCGACGGCACACGCATGTCCTCGCACCTGCACCACGCCCACTCGCTCTTCCCCTCCGTCCTCTGCTCGTCCGTGATGCAGATTGTCGGCTGTCTGGATGATGCTGCCATCGGGTCGGATGGCAATGCCGTCTACGAGATCGCCTACCAGGTGATCTGGGTGTGCCTTGTGGAGGAGTCGGCCCTCTTCCTTCGCTATGTATTTGAGCGGCTAACCCGCGACCGCCAGGATCAGATGTTCAAGCTGCTAAGGCATTTAATTCGATTTGTGCCTCGGCTGCCCCAGCAGGCGGCCTTTGCCTTATACAACTCAATTATTGGTTACATAATGTTTTATGTGAGATCCTCCAACGAGCTGAAACAGGAG CTTGTTGGCTCAGCTTTGTCGGTCCTTTGGATGGTTGTGCACTCGGTGCATGGAATTATGTTCAAGGATCTGAAGCAGATTCTGCGCAAAGAACAATGTGATGCCTCCATCCTCCTCACCGCCAATGTGCCAGCAGCCAAAAAAATTGTGGTCCACGGACCCGCCGATGATGACTACAACATACCCTCCCAGTTTCCCGTGCAAGAGGATACGCTTTTTTGTCAGCTTTTAAAGGAGGCACTGGATTACTATCCCATAGATGAGAAAAATACAAGTCACTATTGTCTAGTGGACTACAAGAGCA GCAAAATCCTGAATCCAAACTGGTACATACGGGATCTGTACTTCTTTAAGCGATCCCAGTATCCGGAAGTGCGTCTAATGTTAATGCGTCCCGAAGAATCATTCCTGGCCTTGCAGAAACAGGAGCTAACTAAGAAGTTTGTTGAGATCGGCAAAGTACATTTAACCTGGGCGATTCTCAAGAACGTGGACATGGTGGTGCAGCGAGTAGTGTTCTTACACGAAGAGCTTATGAAACTGCCTTCGTTTCCTCGGAAGGCATTAGAGGTGGACCTGGACCTGCACCATGGCGGTGAATATGGAAAGGTTCTGCTCGGCTTGGATGTCCAGCACAAATTTATGTGGGTGCGCCTCATTGCCCGAATGTTCGAGGCTATGGCTGGAAACTTTGCTTACTCGGCGGATATTCAGCTCTTCTTAAACGTCCTTTCCGGAGCATCCATTCTTCATGCCGAGGATTCGTGCATCATGCGCTACGTCATGGCCACGTTTATTAACGCTGCCTTTAACTTCAAGAACATATTCTCCACGAAGGGATACTTCATGATCATGCCCACATTGCTGCAGGTTTATTCTTTGCATCAAACAAACAAGCTAATCACCACAACAATCGAGTATGCAGTTAAGCAGTTCTATCTGCTAAACCGGAAACCTTTTATCTTGCAAATGTTTGGATCCGTTTCCGCCATCCTTGACACAGATGAGGACGGAACCTATGGGGAGGCGCACAAGGTCCAGTCCAGTTGCCTCTTTAATTTGCTGCTAAGTCTGGAAGATCCCTCGCCTGATCCTCTTAATATTGCCGAGCTGGTGAAGGAGCCTAAGCCACTCAAGGCCATTGATTTCTGCTACCACGACGAGGATGACGACGTGACGGTACTGGACTGCATCACCCTTTGTGTTATGGTGGTTTCCTACTCAGCGGAAAGCACTCGGGGCTATCAAATGCTA ATCATTTTGGAGGCCATTCTGCCATGCTATCTGCAACAAATCCAATCGCCCAGCTATATTCCTCTCCAGGGAAAGTCTGAACGGGACATTATCCTCCAATTGGCAGTGGCCATTCGCACCATGGTCCACAACTGCGAGGGTTTGGCCAAGAGCTACAATGGACCGTATCGAAATAGTCCGGAACACAAGGGCTCTTCTCAGCGTAATTGTAGTCGGGGTCCGCCCTGTTCACCTGGCCTTGACTTCGAAGAGGAATCTCACCCAAAATACGTAACCGATGCTCGCACCAAGAATATGATGGACTGTGCCGAGGACTCGGAGATGATACGCACGGAGTACCGGCGGCCACGAGATGTTCTCTTGTCCGTGGTGGCGGATTTCCTTACTAAATCCACAGCCCGTCTGGCAGAGCTGGCCAAGAAGATGCCCAGCGACACCAAGCCCACCGAAGTGCTGGATGCCAAGTGCCACATTCGATTGGCGGACATAGCCCACTCCTTACTGAAGGTTTCTCCCTACGACCCGGAGTCCATGGCCTGTCGAGGTTTGCAACGCTATATGCAGGCGGTCTTACCAAGGGCGGAATGGTCTAATGATACGTTGCGAAACGCTCTGGTCACCATATTGCGGCGAATCGACAAAGTCTTCCTGAAGATTTCAAAGAAACCTTCCATACGACGAAACACCGACTGGGAGGCGGCTGCCGGTTTGCTCAAAGGCATCCATGAGACTATAATCCGGCATTCGTACGTACTGCACTGGcagcaaatgaaaacactgATTAGCACCGTGCAGAATTTGATTGTTAACGAACCCGGATCCGGCATTCCCGAGGGCGTCTCCAGCGCAGGGGCGGCGCTCATGTCTCAGAATCCGCCGGCCTTTTTTTGCTCAGCCGTGGTACGTCTGGTGGCCCTGCAGGTGGTCAGCCCCGTAGACTGCTTCTCCCTGGTCCAGATTTGTGGGGGCAGCGCCGAGTTCGCCACGCAGGAAAAGGCCGAGGGTTTTCTAATGCATCTGATCATGCCGCTGTGTCTGAAGGTTTGCTCGGGACGCGGAGTCTCCGACGTAGGTGAACTTAAGATGACGGACGTGTCCTTTTTGCTGACTGCCGTCCTAAACGCCATGAGTCCACCGGCGGGTCGCACCGGCCAGGCTGTATCCCAGATAAACAGGGTAACTGGGGACTTGCGTGCCGGCTCTCTCACATTTACCGGCAGTCGAGACGCCAAGCGCCCTGCCAGGATTTCCGGTTCCCTTTACCAAGCGGCCTTCCTAGCCCTCCGAATCGTTTGCATTTGCTTTGAGAGTCGCCTGTCCAACGAATGGCCGCGTATCGTAAGGGTTATGAGGGATTTGGGCCGGCGCAACGAGGCTGCTCCGGATCTCTGGAGCTTCATGGAGTTTGTGGTCACCCATCGAACGCCATTATATATTGTCCTGCTTCCCTTTATTTTGCACAAG ATCTCACAGCCGCCCATTGGGGACCATGAGCGTCACATGCAGTTTATTATCAGGGAGAGGTTGCGTGGTACACCGCCGCAGGGGGGGATCAAATCCAAGGGAGCTCTGCTGCTGGAACTGGCCCGGGAGCTGCGCGATCTGCGCGACGAATTGGAGGAGAAACGATACG TCTCCACAGATCGCGAGAGCTCCGAGCAGAAGAAGAGCGACACCCAGGCGGCAACCAGTGCGGCAGACGCTCACAAGTCGCAGCAAAGACCTTCACTCATATCTATCTTCACAGGAACCACCACCGGCCAGGCGACGCACTCGCACATCTCGGCGGTGCCGATTGACTCGCGAAGCGGATCCGGCGGGATTTGCACGCCCAGCGACACGCTGTCGCAGCAGACACTGCACCCGCCGCGAGAGTCGCTGTCGAGCAGCTCCACGGGCCGCGATCCGCACACCACGACCAGCGAAAGCCAGAGCGGCGAGGCGGACGCAGGCTCGGCGCCAACGCTGGTAGGACCCACTCCGAGTGGTTCTGGCCACGGATCCGCCTCCGGCACTGGCGCCGCCTCTGCCGTGCCCTCGCATCTCTCGCATTCGCAGTCGCTTCAGCAGGCTCCCTTCAAGGCCCAGCCCCCCAAGCTGCGCTTCGTCTCGTCCGTGGAGTTTCGGCACTCTTCTGGCGAGACCTCTACTACGCCCTTGTCACCGGAGAGTCCAGCCGAGGATAGTTCCGGAGACCACACCCGGTCGCGCCTCCAACGCTCAAAGGCAGCTAGCCGAAAGACCTTCCGGCTGAAGCGCAGTCGCCTAACCAACATGGATCCACCCAGCATT GTAACCCCGCTCTCCCAGgaggagcaacaacaacaacagcagcaacagccccAGCCGAAGACCCTTGGCGAGATATCCTGGGACTCAGTCTCGCAGACATCCTCGACATCGGGCTATCGGGACAACAACAGCCTGCAGACAGGTCTGCTATCTCCGGACGGATCCTTGGGCGGCCTGACCCTGGGCCGCTCCCCGTCGCAGCACTCGCTTCTCATGGTATTTGAGGGCCAGGACGAAGACACACTTATATAA